The Lycium barbarum isolate Lr01 chromosome 12, ASM1917538v2, whole genome shotgun sequence genome includes a region encoding these proteins:
- the LOC132623182 gene encoding RNA exonuclease 4-like — protein sequence MDHRYESSETLRNKCAACYRQFNKMEHLVDHMRTSYHSVHEPMCGICRKHCRSFESLREHLIGPLPKADCEKIFKERGCDICLTILSSRSALRAHRESCQLSRSNNGVLYRMAKLGIQDDLRIENSRGRVVALACKMVGGGSDGSLDLCARVCLIDEHERILFHSYVAPKLPVTNYRYETTGIRPEHLRDAVPLKQVSRKIQEYLCNGEPIWQIRSRSGRARILVGHGLGHDLKCLDLEYPPLMIRDTAIYPPLMKTSKISNSLKHLTKAYLGYEIQTGVQDPYDDCVATMKLYMRMKSQDHKREDYPLATDPQNRNNFASWKQSELERMTPQKMLEISRSDYYCWCLDN from the exons ATGGACCACAGATATGAATCTTCCGAGACTCTCAG GAACAAGTGTGCAGCATGCTATAGGCAGTTCAACAAAATGGAGCACCTAGTTGACCACATGAGGACATCCTATCATTCAGTTCATGAACCCATGTGTGGGATTTGCAGAAAGCACTGTCGATCTTTTGAATCTTTGAGAGAGCATCtcattg GGCCATTGCCAAAGGCTGACTGTGAGAAGATTTTCAAGGAGCGAGGATGTGACATTTGTTTGACAATCCTTAGTAGCCGGAGTGCACTTAGGGCTCACAGGGAATCATGTCAACTCTCACGTTCAAATAAT GGTGTGCTCTATCGCATGGCTAAGTTGGGCATTCAAGATGACCTAAGGATTGAAAATAGCCGTGGAAGAGTTGTTGCTCTTGCCTGCAAAATGGTTGGCGGTGGTTCCGATGGCTCTCTTGACCTTTGTGCTAGAGTTTGCCTCATTGATGAACATGAAAGGATCCTCTTTCACTCCTACGTCGCACCAAAGCTTCCTGTCACTAACTATAG GTATGAAACAACGGGGATAAGGCCAGAACATTTGAGGGATGCCGTGCCACTGAAGCAAGTATCAAGAAAGATTCAAGAATATCTTTGTAATGGGGAACCTATTTGGCAAATTCGTTCTAGAAGTGGAAGGGCTAGGATCCTTGTTGGACATGGTTTGGGTCATGATCTTAAATGTTTAGACCTGGAGTACCCACCATTAATGATCAG GGATACTGCAATATACCCTCCACTGATGAAAACAAGCAAGATCAGCAACTCACTCAAGCACTTGACTAAAGCTTATCTTGG GTATGAGATTCAGACAGGAGTGCAAGATCCGTATGATGACTGTGTAGCAACAATGAAGCTGTACATGAGAATGAAATCACAAGATCACAAAAGGGAGGACTATCCACTTGCCACTGACCCACAAAATCGTAATAATTTTGCGTCGTGGAAGCAAAGCGAGCTTGAGAGGATGACACCTCAAAAAATGCTGGAAATCTCACGATCTGATTATTACTGCTGGTGTTTGGATAACTAA